The Dictyoglomus sp. NZ13-RE01 genomic sequence TAGATTTATTACATGATATAAAAGAATTAGGTCCAATCTCTACTTTTTCCCCAATAGTATAATTCTTAATGTATACATTATAGCCAACTACGCTCCCTTTTTTAATTATAATCCTTCCTAACATTACTGAGTTTGGGTAAATTATCACATCATTTTCTAATAGAACATCCTTTCCTATAGTCACCGTATCAGGAGAAATAATAGTAACACCCGCATCCATCCATTTTTCATTTATCTTGCCTGTAAAAACTTTATGTAAATTTGCTAATTCTTTTTGACTATTAACACCTAATACTTCCCAGTTTTCAACAGTCAAAGAATTTACTTTTTCCCCTCTTTTTAAAAGTAACGATAAAGCATCCGGAAGATAATATTCCTTTTGTGCATTATTATTATTTAAATAAGGCAAAACCTCCTTTAATTTATTCCAATCAAAAGCATAGATTGCAGTATTTATTTCTTTAATGTTCTTTTCTTCCAAAGTTGCATCCTTATCTTCTACAATTTTCACTATATTCCCCTTTTCATCCCTCACTATTCTGCCATAACCTGATGGATTATCAACTACAGTAGTCAAAATTGTACAAGCATTATTTTCCTTTTCATGAATAAGACATAATCTTTCCAAGGTTTCTTTTTTAATTAAAGGTACATCCCCTGGAAGAACCAAAATATTCCCATTAAATTCTTTTAAATATGGTAATAGCCTTTTTACAGCATCGCCAGTCCCTAAAGGTTCATCTTGTACGACAAAGTTAACATTAATCTTATCATACAAAACATTATATAATTTTGGGCTTATAACAATGTATATATTATTCGTAATTGAAGAAACTGCTTCAAATATGTAATAAAGAATGGGACGATCCACTAAAGGATGTAGAACCTTGGGGCGATCAGTCTTCATTCTTTTTCCTTGTCCTGCAGAAAGTATTGCTACTACCCAATCTTTCATAGGTTTCATATAAACTAAAATTGGCTGGGGAGGCTGGATTCGAACCAGCGAATGGCGGATCCAAAGTCCGCTGCCTTACCAGCTTGGCTACTCCCCAGTCCACATTCAATTATATCCTATAGTGAAAATTAGGTCAATAAATGTTAAAATTAAATACATCAGTATGAGGAAAATAAATAAAAAGAATTATAGGTTTTCAGAAATTACAAGGAGAATAAAAGAAAATTTAACTAAAAAAGTCTTTTCTGTTTCTTTTACTGCTTTTGCCATACTTAATCTTTTGATTCTATCCTTAGATCTACTCATATTTCCTCCTATAAAATTAGGTGATGTGGCAGTAAGGAATATAGAAGCCCCAAGAACATTAGTATATATTGATAAAGAAGAAACAGAGAGGATTAAAAATCTACTTTTATCTCAATTTAAACCCATTTATAAGATTGATCAAAATATTATTTTAAATATCCTTGATAGCTTAGACAAAATCCTTTCAGAACAAACAGGAATCAGTAGTGCTTCTAAAAAGTATTTATCTTCAATTAATAAGCAAAAATTGAACCTAATCCAAAGAAGAATAGAAGTGTGGTTATCCGATATTTATGCAAAAGGTATAACACAGGAAGACGTTATAAAAAAGAAAAGGGACTTTGCTAATTTTCTGAAGAAAGAATTTTCTTTTCCCAGCTATATTGCAGAGGAACTTTCTAATCTATTAATTACTCCAAATATGTTTATAGATGAAAAGGAGACAGAGGCTAAAAAGCAAGAATTATTAAGATCCATAAGACCAGTGGAGAAACTTATATCAAAGGGAGACATTATAATAAAAAAGGGAGATATTGTTGATGATAAAAAATATAAAATCCTTGAAGCCTTTGGTCTAACAACTTCAATCAGAAATATACTAAAATTGATAAGCTTATTCGGATTAGTTTTGATCTTACAAATTTTTCAAAAAT encodes the following:
- a CDS encoding GcaD protein, whose translation is MKDWVVAILSAGQGKRMKTDRPKVLHPLVDRPILYYIFEAVSSITNNIYIVISPKLYNVLYDKINVNFVVQDEPLGTGDAVKRLLPYLKEFNGNILVLPGDVPLIKKETLERLCLIHEKENNACTILTTVVDNPSGYGRIVRDEKGNIVKIVEDKDATLEEKNIKEINTAIYAFDWNKLKEVLPYLNNNNAQKEYYLPDALSLLLKRGEKVNSLTVENWEVLGVNSQKELANLHKVFTGKINEKWMDAGVTIISPDTVTIGKDVLLENDVIIYPNSVMLGRIIIKKGSVVGYNVYIKNYTIGEKVEIGPNSFISCNKSKEEGD